Proteins encoded by one window of Fusarium graminearum PH-1 chromosome 1, whole genome shotgun sequence:
- a CDS encoding threonyl-tRNA synthetase produces MIRSRTALAALNTTLRRQWACQKCLSHSRFYSQKTEKREPPDHRKLGLQQELFISSIYSPGSPIFLPNGARIFNRLVDFLRKQYVRYGFEEVITPTIYKKSLWAKSGHLENYADDMYAVRGNTEPPPQHDGCCGSHQEYLKPEEEEEGDYGLKPMNCPGHCLIFASKRHSYRDLPVRYADFSPLHRNEISGALSGLTRVRRFHQDDGHIFCRPSQVEEEIKKTLDFVKVVYTVLRFGASYRLALSTRPKDHYIGTEAEWDQAESALKRALDASGMEWGVKEGDGAFYGPKIDIVLTDSDGKDHQTATIQLDFQLPKRFELEYQAPAPEYEARGETTEDPALLAEYGPVRPVMIHRAVLGSVERLMALLIEKYDGKWPFWLNPRQAIVLTVNTSTTVLDWAEHVRDVLVGQNKQFYEQLESGALPSSQDHAFRPTGLAVDVDTTARPLGAKIKEARNNGYGQILVVGEDDVKNQQVALGKERLTPEDLRERLKTMVETFA; encoded by the coding sequence ATGATACGCTCAAGAACCGCTCTGGCGGCTTTAAATACCACACTTAGGAGACAATGGGCCTGTCAGAAGTGTCTTTCTCACAGTCGTTTCTACTCCCAGAAGACCGAGAAGCGAGAACCTCCCGATCACCGCAAGCTCGGCCTCCAGCAGGAACTCTTCATCAGTTCTATCTACAGCCCTGGTTCCCCCATATTCCTTCCAAATGGAGCCCGGATTTTCAATAGACTTGTCGACTTTCTCCGAAAACAATACGTGCGATATGGATTCGAGGAGGTTATCACGCCGACCATTTACAAAAAGTCTCTATGGGCCAAGTCAGGTCACTTGGAAAACTACGCGGACGATATGTATGCTGTGAGGGGAAACACAGAACCGCCGCCGCAACATGATGGGTGCTGTGGGAGCCACCAGGAATATTTGAaaccagaagaggaggaagaaggagactATGGCTTGAAACCGATGAACTGTCCCGGCCACTGTCTCATATTCGCTTCAAAACGACACAGTTACCGTGATCTTCCCGTTCGCTATGCTGACTTTAGCCCTCTGCACCGCAACGAGATTTCCGGTGCATTGAGTGGACTTACTCGTGTTCGACGTTTCCACCAGGATGATGGTCATATCTTTTGCCGACCAAGCCAGGTGGAGGAAGAAATCAAGAAGACACTGGATTTTGTCAAGGTCGTCTATACAGTCCTGCGTTTCGGCGCAAGCTACCGGCTGGCACTCTCCACCCGACCCAAGGACCACTACATCGGTACTGAGGCGGAATGGGATCAGGCTGAGAGTGCTCTGAAGCGAGCATTGGACGCATCAGGCATGGAATGGGGCGTCAAGGAAGGCGATGGCGCTTTCTATGGTCCCAAGATTGATATTGTTCTGACGGACTCCGATGGAAAAGACCACCAGACAGCCACCATTCAGCTCGACTTTCAACTTCCCAAGCGATTTGAACTCGAATATCAAGCACCTGCACCAGAGTACGAGGCTAGGGGTGAGACAACCGAGGATCCTGCCCTTCTGGCCGAGTATGGACCTGTGCGTCCCGTCATGATTCACCGTGCTGTCCTGGGCTCTGTAGAGCGTCTCATGGCACTCTTGATTGAGAAATACGACGGCAAATGGCCTTTCTGGCTAAACCCTCGTCAAGCCATTGTCCTCACCGTCAACACATCCACTACCGTTTTAGATTGGGCTGAACATGTACGCGATGTCCTGGTTGGTCAAAACAAGCAGTTTTATGAACAGCTGGAGAGCGGCGCGTTGCCTAGTAGCCAAGACCATGCTTTCCGACCAACTGGATTGGCAGTAGATGTAGATACAACTGCACGACCTCTAGgagccaagatcaaggaggccCGAAATAATGGCTATGGCCAGATTCTTGTTGTCGGAGAAGACGACGTGAAGAACCAGCAGGTTGCGCTGGGCAAGGAAAGACTAACGCCGGAGGATCTACGAGAGCGGTTGAAAACCATGGTAGAGACATTCGCCTAG